The genomic DNA CTGTCCATCAGCCGGGAGATCGCCAGGCTGCTGGGCGGAGAGATCAAGGTCGTCAGCGCGCCGGGCAAGGGCAGCACCTTCACCCTCTACGTGCCGCAGACGTACATCTCGCCCTCGTCGCAGTCCCGCTCCCTCCAGGCTGGCACTCCCGCCTCGGGAAGCACCGCCGTCAACAACCCGAACGCGGTCCGGGCGAACAGGGAGGAGCGGGTCCACGCCCTGCGCGCGGAGGTGGAGTCCGCCGCGCAAGACGTGGAGCTGGCGCGCGAGGAGGAGGTCGAGGACGACCGGCGCGACATCGAGTCCGGGGATCGCACCCTGCTCATCATCGAGGACGACATCGTCTTCGCGCGCATCCTGCTGGGTCTGGCGCGCGAAAAGGGCTTCAAGGGACTGGTGGCGCTGCGCGGCGACACGGGCCTGGCCATGGCACGCCAGTACAAGCCGGATGCCATCACCCTGGACCTCGGGCTGCCCGTCATCGACGGGTGGAGCCTGCTGGACCGGCTCAAGCATGACGGGCGCACGCGGCACATCCCCGTGCACATCATCTCCGCGAGCGAGGAGGAGCGCAGCCGCGGCCTGAGGCTGGGCGCGCTGGCGGTGCTGCGGAAGCCCGTCACCCGGGAGGCCCTGGGAGAGGCCCTGGGCCGGGTCAAGGACTTCATCGAGCGGCCGGTGAAGAACCTGCTGGTGGTGGAGGACGACGCGCGGCAGCGCGAGAGCATCGTCCACCTCATCGGCAACGGCGACGTGAAGACGACGGCGGTGGGCAGCGGCCACGAGGCCCTGGCATCCCTGGGCGAGAAGTACTTCGACTGCGTGGTGCTCGACCTGGGGCTGCCGGACATGACGGGCCTGCAACTCGCCGACGCCATGAAGGCCCAGGGCCACACCCCACCCATCATCGTCTACACGGGCCAGGCACTCACCGAGGAGCAGGAAATCGTCCTCAAGCGCGTCACCGATGCCATCATCATCAAGAGCGTCAAGTCACCCGAGCAGCTCCTGGACGAGACGGCGCTCTTCCTGCACCGCGTGGAGGCCAACCTGCCCGAGAGCAAGCGGGCCATGATCAAGCAGGTGCACCAGAACGATCCGGTGCTCGCCGGCAAGAAGGTGCTGGTGGTGGACGACGACGTGCGCAACATCTTCGCCCTCACCAGCGTGCTGGAGCGGCACAAGATGCAGGTGCTCTACGCGGAGAATGGCCGCAAGGGCATCGAGCTCATCCGCAACACGCCGGATCTGCACGTGGTGCTCATGGACGTGATGATGCCGGAGATGGATGGCTACGAGACCATGCGCGCCATCCGCCAGGTCAACTCGCTCAAGAGCCTGCCCATCATCGCGCTCACGGCCAAGGCCATGAAGGGCGACCGCGAGAAGTGCATCGACGCGGGCGCCAGCGACTACATCACCAAGCCGGTGGAGACGGATCAGCTCATCAGCCTGCTGCGCGTGTGGCTGTTCCGTACCACGGAGCGGCACCTGAACGGATAGCGTAGCGGGCGCGATGACAGACGCACTGGCACGGGCGAACACGAAGGCCGAGGAGACCCTCGAGGACATCGAGTTGGATCTGCTCCTCGAGGGGATCCTCCGGCGCTATGGCCTGGACTTCCGGGGCTATGCCCGCGTGTCCTTGCGGCGGCGGGTGTGGAACATGGTGCACGCCATGAAGCTGGAGACCTTCTCCGCGCTCCAGGGCAAGGTGCTGCACGACGCCCAGATGATGGACATGCTCCTGCAGCACCTGTCGGTGAACACCACCACCATGTTCCGCGACCCGAGCTTCTTCCAGGCGTTCCGCGACCAGGTGGTGCCCCACCTCTTCTCCGCCCCCTTCGTGCGCATCTGGCACGCGGGGTGTTCCACGGGCGAGGAGGTGTACTCGCTCGCCATCCTCCTGCAGGAGGCGGGGCTGTACGAGCGCAGCCGCATCTACGCCACGGACATGAACGTGGCCGTGGTGGAGCAGGCCAAGTCGGGCATCTTCCCGCTCGAGCACATGCGGGAGTACACGTCCAACTACCAGCGCGCCGGAGGCACCTGCTCCTTCAGCGACTACTACACGGCCAACTATGACCACGCCATCTTCAAGGCCTCGCTGCGCAAGAACATCGTCTTCGCCCAGCACAACCTGGTGAGCGACGGCACCTTCAACGAGTTCAACGTCATCCTCTGCCGCAACGTGCTCATCTACTTCGGCACGCAGTTGCAGGAGCACGTCCACCGGTTGCTGCACCAGTCCCTGCGCCGCTTCGGCGTGCTCGCCCTGGGACGCGGCGAGACGCTGCGCTTCACCGTGCTCGAGCGGGAGTATGACGAGGTGGATGTCCAGGAGCGCATCTACCGCCGGCGGGCCTGACGCCCTCAGTGCCAGTCCGCCTGGAGGCTCGCCCTGCGGCGCAGCGCCTCCGCCACAGACCGCCTCAGCTCTCCGTCCGAGGAGCCAGCGAACTCCCCGAGGAGCACGTCCACCGCCGCCACGGCCGACTCCGGGTGCCCGAGACCCTGGAGACAGTCCGCCATGGACAGCAGGGTCCGCGCGACACAGCGGCGAAGAACAGGGTCGTCCTCACCTCCCCGCGTCCGGAGAAGCGCGTCACCGACGATGACCGCCTCCTTCCATTGCCCCCGGTCCGCGAGGCGCCGCATCCGCTGCTCCAACGCGAGGGCTCGCCGACGCGAGAGCGCCCCTTCCTCCTCGGCTCGAAGCTCGAACTCGGTCATGGCGCCAACTCCCGCACTCGCTCTCTTAATGGTGGGGAACGGGTTCCGCCTCGGCGTCCTCGGACACGGCGTCCGTCTCCCCGCTCTCCTCCGCCGAGGGGTCGAACACCACCAGATCCGACTTCACGGGCTCGGGATGACCCAGGGCCTTCTTGAGCTCCGTATCCTCGATGCGAAGCACCGCGCTCCTGGCGGAAACCTCCGATGACATGACCCACCCCTTCCTGGGCTCGGGGATGAACTTCCCCTCAACCCTGGGCATGTCTCTTCCTGGGAACCAGGGGGAGCCTCCGCGCGGCGCTCGTCCGCCTCCCCTGCTACCTCAACGGATTGGGCAGGCGGTACAGCTCCTCGATGTCACCATGGTGATACAGGCCCATCGCTTCCCGTTGAACGATGAGGTACCAGCGCTGCTTCTCCGCCTCGGCGCGCAAGGTCTGGTGGCGGGCCACGTGACGCGCCCGCTCCGCCCCCTGGGTGCCGAGCGAGGCGTCTTCGATCTTCTTCAGCTCCGCCAGCAGGGACTCCACCTTCTGCGCCACCCGGCGCATCGCGGAGGCCTTCTCCGCGCGGATTTCCACCTCGATGGCGAGCGGAGCACCCAGGAATTTGGAATTCGAGGACATGACAGGGAACTAACGTCCCCCGTTTTTCCTGACAAGGTCTGGCCGCTCGCCCCCCACACGAGGCGGCGGCCCCCGACTACCGGGCTCGCCGCTCCTGCCGCTCACGCGCCTCGGATTGCTTGCGGCGAGAGGCCTCCCCGGCGGTCTCTGGCGGCACCAGCGCGTGAGGCCCCCGGCCGATCAAATCCTCACGGCCCGCCTGGATCAACGCCTCGCGCGCGAGCGGCCACTGCTCGGGATTCCAGTAGAGCAACAGCGCCTTCTGCAGCTTCTTCTCGCGCAGACCCCGCGCCGTGTAGACGGGCTCCATCTTCAAGGGATCGAAGCCCGAGTAGTACATGGCCGTGGCCACGGACATGGGCGTGGGGATGAAGTCCTGCACCTGGCGGGGGCGCTTGCCGTTCTGCTTGAGCCACAGCGCCAGGTCCACCATGTCCGACAGCTCCGAGCCCGGGTGCCCACTGATGAAGTACGGGATGTCGTACTGCTCCTTACCCGCCTCCTCGCTCGCACAGGCGAACAGGGTTTGGAAGCGCTCGAAGCTCTCGATGCCCGGCTTCTTCATCTTCTCCAGGACCCGGGGAG from Melittangium boletus DSM 14713 includes the following:
- a CDS encoding CheR family methyltransferase, with protein sequence MTDALARANTKAEETLEDIELDLLLEGILRRYGLDFRGYARVSLRRRVWNMVHAMKLETFSALQGKVLHDAQMMDMLLQHLSVNTTTMFRDPSFFQAFRDQVVPHLFSAPFVRIWHAGCSTGEEVYSLAILLQEAGLYERSRIYATDMNVAVVEQAKSGIFPLEHMREYTSNYQRAGGTCSFSDYYTANYDHAIFKASLRKNIVFAQHNLVSDGTFNEFNVILCRNVLIYFGTQLQEHVHRLLHQSLRRFGVLALGRGETLRFTVLEREYDEVDVQERIYRRRA